A genomic segment from Dasypus novemcinctus isolate mDasNov1 chromosome X, mDasNov1.1.hap2, whole genome shotgun sequence encodes:
- the BTK gene encoding tyrosine-protein kinase BTK, with product MAAVILESIFLKRSQQKKKTSPLNFKKRLFLLTVHKLSYYEYDFERGRRGSKKGSIDVEKITCVETVVPEKNPPPERQIPRRGDESSEMEQISIIERFPYPFQVVYDEGPLYVFSPTEELRKRWIHQLKNIIRYNSDLVQKYHPCFWIDGQYLCCSQTAKNAMGCQILENRNGSLKPGSSHRKTKKPLPPTPEEDLILKKPLPPEPTAAPVSSELKKVVALYDYMPMNANDLQLQKGEEYFILEESNLPWWRARDKNGQEGYIPSNYVTEAEDSIEMYEWYSKHMTRSQAEQLLKQEGKEGGFIVRDSSKAGKYTVSVFAKSTGDPQGVIRHYVVCSTPQSQYYLAEKHLFSTIPELINYHQHNSAGLISRLKYPVSQQNKNAPSTAGLGYGSWEIDPKDLTFLKELGTGQFGVVKYGKWRGQYDVAIKMIREGSMSEDEFIEEAKVMMNLSHEKLVQLYGVCTKQRPIFIITEYMANGCLLNYLREMRHRFQTQQLLEMCKDVCEAMEYLESKQFLHRDLAARNCLVNDQGVVKVSDFGLSRYVLDDEYTSSVGSKFPVRWSPPEVLMYSKFSSKSDIWAFGVLMWEIYSLGKMPYERFTNSETAEHIAQGLRLYRPHLASERVYTIMYSCWHEKADERPTFRILLSNILDVMDEES from the exons ATGGCTGCAGTGATCCTGGAGAGCATCTTTCTCAAGCGATCtcagcagaaaaagaaaacatcacctttaAACTTCAAGAAACGCCTCTTTCTCTTGACGGTGCACAAACTTTCCTACTATGAGTATGACTTTGAACGAGGG AGAAGAGGTAGTAAAAAGGGGTCAATAGATGTTGAGAAGATCACCTGCGTCGAAACAGTGGTTCCCGAAAAAAATCCGCCCCCGGAAAGACAGATTCCG AGAAGGGGTGATGAATCCAGCGAAATGGAGCAGATTTCAATCATTGAAAGATTCCCTTACCCCTTCCAG GTCGTATATGATGAAGGGCCTCTCTATGTCTTTTCCCCAACTGAAGAACTGAGGAAGCGTTGGATTCACCAGCTCAAAAACA TAATCCGGTACAACAGTGATTTGGTACAGAAATACCACCCTTGCTTCTGGATCGATGGGCAGTATCTCTGCTGCTCACAGACAGCCAAAAATGCTATGGGCTGCCAAATTTTGGAGAACAGGAATGGAA GCTTAAAACCTGGGAGTTCTCACCGAAAGACAAAAAAGCCTCTTCCCCCAACTCCTGAGGAAGACCTG ATCTTGAAAAAGCCACTGCCCCCTGAGCCAACAGCAGCCCCCGTCTCAAGTGAGCTGAAAAAGGTTGTTGCCCTTTATGATTATATGCCAATGAATGCGAATGATCTACAACTGCAGAAGGGTGAAGAGTATTTTATCCTAGAGGAGAGCAATTTACCCTGGTGGAGAGCACGTGATAAAAATGG GCAGGAAGGCTATATCCCTAGTAACTATGTCACTGAAGCAGAAGATTCCATAGAAATGTATGA GTGGTATTCCAAGCATATGACTCGGAGTCAAGCTGAGCAACTGCTAAAGCAAGAG GGGAAAGAAGGAGGTTTCATTGTCAGAGATTCCAGCAAAGCTGGAAAATATACTGTGTCTGTGTTTGCTAAATCTACAGG GGACCCTCAAGGGGTGATACGCCATTATGTTGTGTGTTCCACACCTCAGAGCCAGTATTACCTGGCTGAGAAGCACCTATTCAGCACCATCCCTGAACTTATTAACTACCATCAACATAACTCTGCAG GACTCATATCCAGGCTCAAATATCCAGTGTCTCAACAAAACAAGAATGCACCTTCCACAGCAGGCCTGGGCTATG GATCTTGGGAGATCGATCCAAAGGACCTGACATTCTTGAAAGAGTTGGGGACTGGACAGTTTGGAGTAGTGAAGTATGGGAAATGGAGAGGCCAGTATGATGTGGCCATCAAGATGATCAGAGAAGGCTCCATGTCTGAGGATGAGTTCATTGAAGAAGCCAAAGTCATGAT GAATCTTTCCCATGAGAAGCTGGTGCAGTTGTATGGCGTCTGCACCAAACAACGTCCTATCTTCATCATCACTGAATACATGGCAAATGGCTGCCTTCTGAACTACCTGAGGGAGATGCGCCATCGCTTCCAGACTCAGCAGCTGCTGGAGATGTGCAAGGATGTCTGTGAAGCCATGGAATACCTGGAGTCAAAGCAGTTCCTTCACCGAGACCTG GCTGCTCGAAACTGTTTGGTAAACGATCAAGGAGTTGTTAAAGTATCTGACTTTGGCCTGTCCAG GTATGTCCTGGATGATGAATACACAAGCTCAGTAGGCTCCAAATTTCCAGTTCGATGGTCTCCACCAGAAGTCCTTATGTATAGCAAGTTCAGCAGCAAATCTGACATTTGGGCTTTTG GGgttttaatgtgggaaatttACTCTCTGGGAAAGATGCCGTATGAGAGATTTACTAACAGTGAGACTGCTGAACACATTGCCCAAGGTCTACGTCTCTACAGGCCTCATCTGGCTTCAGAGAGGGTATATACCATCATGTACAGCTGCTGGCATGAG